In Sphingobacterium zeae, one genomic interval encodes:
- a CDS encoding RNA polymerase sigma factor, with product MKHIQPIKSSSQKSFNLVYEKYHRQIYGFVLKRTQSDYIAEEVTQLTFIKLWNQREKLDEQLSILLQLFGMARQVMIDLLRKEATRFKYEGQTAATPFTDSLIKAIENKDLLRMMEKDIQNMPTMRRKVFELSRKEGLSHKEIAAHFSISTKTVEQHISKALLQLKQHLYSIML from the coding sequence ATGAAACACATTCAGCCTATCAAATCTTCCAGTCAGAAAAGCTTCAATCTCGTATACGAAAAGTACCATCGACAGATTTACGGTTTTGTACTCAAGCGTACGCAATCGGATTATATTGCTGAGGAGGTAACGCAGCTGACCTTTATCAAACTCTGGAACCAAAGAGAGAAGCTCGACGAGCAGCTCAGTATTCTGTTGCAGCTTTTTGGTATGGCGCGGCAAGTCATGATCGATCTGCTGCGCAAGGAGGCGACACGTTTCAAATATGAGGGGCAGACAGCGGCGACACCTTTTACCGATAGTCTGATCAAGGCAATTGAAAATAAAGACCTCTTGCGTATGATGGAAAAAGATATCCAAAATATGCCGACGATGCGTCGGAAGGTCTTTGAACTGAGCCGTAAAGAAGGTCTTTCCCATAAAGAGATTGCTGCTCATTTTTCCATTTCGACAAAAACCGTAGAACAGCATATCAGTAAAGCACTTCTACAGCTCAAACAACATCTTTATTCAATCATGCTATAA
- a CDS encoding cold-shock protein translates to MQEGTIKFFNQTKGFGFITPAAGGDDIFVHVSGLINEVRENDSVTFDVENGKKGVNAVNVRIA, encoded by the coding sequence ATGCAAGAAGGAACTATTAAATTCTTCAACCAAACAAAAGGATTTGGTTTTATTACTCCAGCTGCTGGTGGAGATGACATTTTCGTACACGTATCAGGATTAATCAACGAAGTACGCGAAAATGACAGTGTAACATTTGATGTAGAAAACGGTAAAAAAGGTGTTAACGCTGTTAACGTACGTATCGCATAA
- a CDS encoding PAS domain-containing sensor histidine kinase: MRKNPSGNSNAKQRSENKNNDIDLYLKALNSAYSGIIITDNLQPDNPIIYCNKAFETISGYSQDEIIGHNCRFLQAQDRSQEERKIIKEAILRGEECKIEIRNYRKDGSLFWNELFISPVKNDENQVTHFIGVQNDISDRKKAEHDLREEKSHVELKIQQRTKELQDKESFLSSIIETVRESLLVLDANYIVISANKHFLNSFKVTTEETVGKELFDLGNQQWDIASLKEMLTQILPTNNPVIDYEVDHTFPYIGRKVMLLNAYRVEFEGKYKDRILIAIEDITEKKEQDRRKDDFLSIASHELKTPLTTIKGLFQIVQRLSVDNTDPKFISTLDKIAAYIDRLNLLITKLLDTSKIQSGNLELHMEPFEIDKTIQDAVESMRLAVPDADIHFSGSSDSIVEGDELQIIQVLNNLLSNAIKYSPESKKIEVSIHRVATFVKVSVRDYGMGISYQDRLKIFERFFRVSHIQKKFPGLGIGLYVSHEIIVNHNGTLWVESELGEGSTFNFTLPILNNK, encoded by the coding sequence ATGAGAAAAAATCCTTCCGGAAACAGCAATGCAAAGCAACGTAGCGAAAACAAGAACAATGATATAGATCTTTATCTAAAAGCATTGAATTCTGCCTATTCGGGAATTATTATTACGGACAATTTGCAGCCTGACAACCCTATTATTTATTGTAACAAAGCTTTCGAAACCATCAGTGGATATTCACAAGATGAAATAATTGGTCACAACTGTCGCTTTTTACAGGCACAAGATCGTTCGCAAGAAGAACGTAAAATTATCAAAGAAGCGATTCTGCGGGGTGAAGAATGCAAAATCGAAATTCGTAATTACCGCAAGGACGGATCGCTTTTTTGGAACGAGCTTTTTATTTCCCCGGTAAAGAACGATGAAAATCAGGTAACCCATTTTATCGGTGTTCAAAATGACATCAGTGACCGCAAAAAAGCTGAGCACGATCTTCGTGAAGAAAAGTCACATGTTGAGCTCAAAATACAGCAGCGAACAAAAGAACTTCAGGACAAAGAAAGCTTTTTATCCAGCATTATTGAAACAGTTAGAGAGAGCCTGTTGGTATTAGATGCCAATTATATTGTAATAAGCGCCAACAAGCATTTCTTAAACTCTTTTAAAGTGACCACAGAGGAAACGGTAGGAAAGGAGTTATTTGATTTGGGTAATCAGCAATGGGATATTGCTTCTTTAAAAGAGATGCTTACACAGATACTGCCTACCAATAACCCAGTGATCGACTATGAAGTGGATCATACGTTCCCTTATATTGGGCGAAAAGTGATGTTGCTAAACGCCTATCGTGTTGAATTCGAAGGAAAATACAAAGACCGAATCCTCATCGCGATCGAAGATATCACTGAAAAGAAAGAGCAAGATCGACGTAAAGATGATTTCTTGTCTATCGCAAGCCACGAACTCAAAACGCCATTGACAACCATCAAGGGGCTTTTTCAGATTGTACAGCGACTCAGTGTCGACAATACAGATCCAAAGTTTATTTCTACATTAGATAAAATAGCAGCCTACATCGATCGGTTGAACCTGCTTATAACAAAACTCTTGGATACTTCTAAAATTCAATCTGGAAATTTGGAACTGCACATGGAACCATTTGAGATCGATAAAACGATACAGGACGCCGTAGAGAGTATGCGACTTGCCGTTCCTGACGCTGATATTCATTTTTCAGGTAGTTCGGATAGTATCGTGGAGGGCGACGAACTACAGATTATCCAAGTGCTCAATAATCTGCTATCAAACGCTATTAAATATTCTCCAGAATCTAAAAAAATTGAAGTTAGTATCCATAGGGTTGCTACCTTTGTCAAGGTGTCTGTGCGAGACTACGGTATGGGAATAAGCTATCAGGACAGATTAAAGATTTTCGAACGATTTTTCCGCGTCAGCCATATACAGAAAAAATTCCCGGGGTTGGGCATCGGTCTCTACGTTTCACACGAGATCATTGTCAATCACAACGGTACATTGTGGGTGGAAAGTGAGCTGGGTGAAGGATCTACTTTTAATTTTACATTACCCATTCTAAATAATAAATAA
- a CDS encoding response regulator — MQTKKIMICDDDRGILEMLELFLDMEGFNVICESNSTNLTKQLISHQPDLLLLDLWMPIISGDQLIKMIRSTPEIKDTPIIVLSASVDGPEIASGLGANGFIAKPFDLVDITQKIDTILKN, encoded by the coding sequence ATGCAGACTAAAAAGATAATGATCTGTGATGATGACCGAGGGATACTCGAAATGCTGGAACTTTTTTTAGATATGGAAGGATTTAATGTCATATGCGAATCGAATAGTACCAACCTGACAAAGCAATTAATTTCCCATCAGCCTGACCTATTGTTATTGGATCTTTGGATGCCAATAATTTCTGGTGATCAGCTGATCAAAATGATCCGAAGCACACCCGAAATCAAAGACACCCCCATCATCGTGCTTTCAGCTAGCGTGGATGGACCAGAGATTGCAAGCGGTTTAGGTGCCAATGGTTTTATCGCAAAACCTTTTGATCTGGTAGATATCACTCAAAAAATTGATACTATACTAAAGAATTAG
- a CDS encoding response regulator, whose amino-acid sequence MKKKIVICDDDVLILNVLELALKNELSDVYPVIKSRELLAIVDEVCPDILILDIDMPWLSGDDIVRELRNSEKHADLPVILMSAKLQRKQIASECGADAFLSKPFELDDLFLLVDKLSRR is encoded by the coding sequence ATGAAAAAGAAAATTGTTATTTGTGATGATGACGTACTTATCCTCAACGTATTAGAGCTGGCTTTAAAAAATGAACTAAGCGATGTTTATCCCGTTATAAAAAGCAGGGAACTTTTAGCCATTGTGGACGAAGTATGCCCTGATATTCTAATATTGGACATTGATATGCCTTGGTTATCCGGTGACGATATCGTACGCGAGCTGAGAAACTCGGAGAAACATGCCGATCTTCCGGTAATCTTGATGTCTGCGAAGTTGCAGCGAAAGCAGATTGCGTCCGAATGTGGAGCTGATGCCTTTTTGTCCAAGCCATTTGAATTGGACGATCTATTCTTATTGGTTGATAAACTAAGTCGACGATAA
- a CDS encoding helix-turn-helix domain-containing protein, translating to MLSADKMSELQYAFKLNHTYYFDDFNDDDEFLNATQKLIEDKCFIIVFGTTNDADELYDKLLFFNQYYFPVSEIKGYLKKGAYFAFRSDLFKGYSLRNRLKDLGFLEYSMQESLVLKDNHQRLIAKLFNLLVEETKMPQSEIHSTIIASYLNLLLYHMQRFYQRFMEDKSDEINALQCQFLKELYTFFDQERRCMLAPPTATLLSKKLNCTARFLNDISLKVSGKTAQYHIENFIVTAAKQLLAETDLSVAEIAERMKFEHPQSLTRLFKRKTQITPLDFRISII from the coding sequence ATGCTGAGTGCTGACAAGATGAGTGAATTGCAATATGCTTTTAAGTTGAATCATACCTATTATTTCGACGACTTTAATGATGATGATGAATTTCTGAATGCTACTCAAAAACTGATTGAAGATAAATGCTTCATCATAGTTTTTGGAACAACTAATGATGCAGATGAATTGTACGACAAATTATTATTCTTCAATCAGTATTATTTTCCAGTCTCCGAAATAAAAGGTTATTTAAAAAAAGGCGCTTATTTTGCTTTTCGGTCGGATCTTTTTAAAGGTTATAGCCTGCGGAACAGATTAAAGGATCTTGGATTTCTCGAATACTCAATGCAGGAGTCATTGGTTCTGAAAGACAACCATCAGCGTCTTATTGCGAAGCTCTTCAACTTATTGGTTGAAGAGACCAAAATGCCTCAAAGTGAAATTCATTCGACAATAATCGCTTCCTATCTGAATCTGCTGTTGTACCATATGCAAAGGTTCTACCAACGCTTCATGGAAGATAAATCGGATGAAATTAATGCATTACAGTGTCAATTCTTAAAGGAGCTGTATACATTTTTCGACCAGGAGAGGCGTTGTATGCTAGCACCACCGACCGCTACATTATTATCGAAAAAATTAAATTGTACTGCACGATTTCTTAATGATATCTCGCTAAAGGTGTCGGGAAAGACAGCACAGTATCATATTGAAAATTTTATCGTTACTGCTGCCAAGCAGCTATTAGCTGAAACGGATCTTTCTGTAGCTGAAATAGCGGAACGAATGAAGTTTGAGCATCCGCAGTCGCTTACCCGATTGTTCAAAAGAAAAACACAAATTACCCCGCTCGATTTTAGGATTTCCATTATTTAA
- a CDS encoding ATP-binding protein — translation MREVNCHDEKIHLCGNIQSFGYLFIFEDDKCVGVSENCAVIMGAASSTVLGMTVEAVLDHVAPSFGLRGDKIEQAVSQSLFARFVERVTIHQKDYFLSLYRYDGKIYLEIEDCTPQAVKTTKLYYYAKHLEDQREGKSCWQALTELIKDIIHFDRVMIYRFMEDNSGQVIAESRSEELESLLNYRYPEFDIPAQARELYRIFHARHTADVDERAIPIMGKAAENFDLTRCSLRALSPMHLQYLKNAGVKASASFSIIVDNELWGLVACQHREPMHVDLSQRHLCTLLTQYAVNRYLADFQKEQVRLHKSLSQLEHSLKSDLLVKRDLYDVLENYANRIMEVMNGQGLIIKRDRAIMTVGEVPDRKILKKIDEEIGTKEFFVTDRFKCTGFGDDVEIFPGVLRISILPVTNWYLYVFRKERLIEEVWAGKPEKVMQIDAEKKIAFPSPRTSFEAWKKITKGKSEKWRPSELAFIENMTHIIQQSIAQRGGEIDKLNRELVRSNNALDTFGYTLTHDLKNPLTTIQLTAQMLLYKKDVSREFLEKSMKNILEGTQLMNDMMDKVYQMSKVNHVDFVFEPINPRSKILNIVENCKQQYQVSHLEFNMGETLQVMGERTLIYQLFLNLIGNAIKYSSKKENPKVSINSFRDGDTVRYDVKDNGIGIDLKESDRIFEIFGRMSNTEGYEGSGIGLSIVKQIANKLKATLHVESELGVGTTFSVTFNNVPVAI, via the coding sequence ATGCGTGAAGTTAATTGTCATGATGAAAAGATTCATCTTTGTGGTAATATTCAGTCTTTTGGCTATCTATTTATCTTCGAGGATGATAAGTGTGTTGGTGTAAGTGAAAATTGTGCCGTGATTATGGGGGCAGCAAGTTCTACGGTGTTAGGTATGACCGTTGAAGCTGTTCTGGATCATGTCGCACCGTCGTTTGGGCTTCGTGGCGATAAAATTGAACAGGCAGTTTCCCAAAGTCTATTCGCCAGATTTGTCGAACGTGTGACGATTCATCAAAAAGATTACTTTCTCAGTTTATACCGGTATGATGGAAAAATATATCTTGAGATTGAAGATTGTACTCCACAAGCCGTAAAAACAACGAAATTATACTACTACGCCAAGCATTTAGAAGACCAACGTGAAGGGAAATCTTGTTGGCAGGCATTGACCGAACTGATAAAAGATATCATCCACTTTGATAGGGTGATGATTTATCGTTTTATGGAGGATAATAGCGGTCAGGTGATTGCGGAAAGTAGGAGCGAGGAATTAGAATCGCTGTTAAACTATAGGTATCCGGAGTTTGATATTCCAGCACAGGCTCGAGAACTTTACCGTATCTTCCACGCGCGGCATACGGCTGATGTTGATGAAAGAGCAATTCCAATTATGGGCAAGGCTGCAGAAAATTTTGATCTGACACGCTGTAGCTTAAGGGCACTTTCGCCCATGCATTTGCAATACCTTAAAAATGCCGGCGTAAAGGCCAGTGCTAGCTTTAGTATCATTGTCGATAATGAACTCTGGGGACTTGTTGCATGTCAGCATCGGGAACCTATGCATGTGGATCTCTCGCAACGGCATTTATGTACATTGCTGACTCAATATGCTGTAAACCGCTACCTCGCAGATTTTCAGAAAGAACAAGTTCGTTTGCATAAAAGCCTTTCTCAGCTTGAGCATAGTTTAAAAAGTGACTTGTTGGTCAAACGTGACTTGTATGATGTGTTAGAAAATTATGCTAATCGGATCATGGAGGTCATGAATGGGCAGGGGCTCATCATTAAACGCGATCGGGCGATCATGACTGTTGGTGAAGTGCCGGACAGAAAGATCCTCAAAAAGATTGATGAGGAGATTGGAACTAAGGAGTTTTTCGTCACCGATCGATTTAAGTGTACTGGCTTTGGTGACGATGTGGAGATTTTTCCTGGTGTTTTGCGTATTAGCATTTTACCTGTAACGAATTGGTACCTATATGTTTTCAGAAAGGAGCGTTTGATTGAAGAAGTTTGGGCGGGGAAACCAGAAAAAGTGATGCAGATTGACGCCGAAAAAAAGATTGCTTTTCCTTCGCCACGCACTTCGTTTGAAGCGTGGAAGAAGATAACAAAAGGCAAGTCCGAAAAATGGCGTCCTTCAGAACTTGCTTTTATTGAAAATATGACGCATATCATTCAGCAGTCTATTGCGCAACGTGGCGGAGAAATTGACAAACTGAACAGGGAACTGGTGCGCTCAAATAATGCACTTGATACTTTTGGATATACGTTGACCCACGATCTTAAAAATCCATTGACAACCATTCAGCTAACGGCTCAGATGTTGCTATATAAAAAGGATGTCTCTCGGGAGTTTCTCGAAAAGTCAATGAAAAATATTTTGGAAGGAACGCAACTAATGAATGATATGATGGACAAAGTGTATCAAATGTCTAAAGTAAACCATGTTGACTTTGTCTTTGAACCGATCAATCCGCGGTCAAAGATTCTTAATATCGTTGAGAATTGTAAGCAGCAATATCAGGTGTCCCATTTGGAATTTAATATGGGAGAGACATTACAGGTTATGGGGGAGAGAACCTTAATATATCAATTGTTTCTGAATCTTATCGGCAATGCGATAAAATACAGCAGTAAGAAGGAAAATCCAAAAGTCTCTATAAATAGCTTTAGGGATGGGGATACCGTTCGTTATGATGTAAAAGATAATGGAATTGGCATAGATCTGAAGGAGAGTGATAGAATTTTTGAAATTTTTGGACGTATGTCGAATACCGAAGGTTATGAAGGTTCGGGCATTGGTCTATCCATTGTGAAGCAAATCGCTAATAAGCTCAAAGCAACATTGCATGTGGAAAGTGAACTTGGCGTCGGTACTACTTTTTCAGTCACCTTCAATAATGTCCCTGTAGCTATATAG
- a CDS encoding TonB-dependent siderophore receptor, whose product MFTLVFTICSSTAWAQYKDSLLPKQLDSVYVNARFSAKDKASFQSARMNIPDYENPQVTASVGKHLIKNRNYTSQSAMLSNAAGVTPSWAGVAPYFTIRGFRTRSNFRNGLNAYLQYSDENSNIQQIDVIKGPSGTLFGGTNMAFGGLINVLTYAPIDSSFMNFSLATGNNALQRINIDLNTHLDATHKSLFRMFGTYTSRKSFQDAGINKIIFLAPSLSYQLSPDLKVRLEAEFLRRNTTNSPLFTPANPLVGGTLSNVEHSSSLNLDYFRSYTDNTLLWQTSSLNFYAKISYTISPDWQSETNLASTNSTSSGDYQTNLLIKNNTAVTRRVLHYDEEGMRNYQVQQNFIGHFNIVGLDNKLLVGLDYHRYSYAANYKNAGYVDTISIANPSATANLLNADLIRHLVLSKQPSNSVAPQNSYSAYISDIIHPTDALTLMLSARYDRLINLGTKDLLTGTTTADYKQSTITPKIGFTYQLLPKVATLFGNYMSGFQNLAPTSINGVLYNLKPQYGSQLESGVKIAVPDHALDLTLSYYAISVRNTVMTDPNDATKYTQGGRQYSRGLELDIQSEPLPNLFIHVGGAHNISKITVADATVQGLRPVNAGPQMVFHMVCEL is encoded by the coding sequence ATGTTTACGCTTGTATTTACCATTTGTAGCAGCACTGCATGGGCGCAATACAAAGATTCACTATTGCCCAAACAGCTTGACTCTGTTTATGTTAACGCACGGTTCAGCGCCAAAGATAAAGCTAGCTTCCAGTCTGCCCGCATGAATATCCCTGACTATGAAAATCCACAGGTAACTGCCAGCGTGGGTAAACACCTCATTAAAAATAGAAACTACACATCCCAGTCGGCGATGCTATCGAATGCGGCGGGTGTAACACCTAGCTGGGCCGGAGTGGCACCTTACTTTACTATTCGTGGATTCCGGACGCGTAGCAATTTTAGAAATGGCTTGAATGCTTATTTACAGTATAGTGATGAAAATAGCAATATCCAGCAAATAGATGTGATAAAGGGGCCGAGCGGTACATTGTTTGGAGGAACAAATATGGCTTTTGGCGGGCTGATCAATGTACTTACGTATGCACCCATTGATAGTAGCTTTATGAATTTTTCGCTGGCTACAGGCAACAATGCTTTGCAGCGCATCAATATTGACCTAAATACGCATTTGGATGCAACCCATAAGTCACTGTTCAGAATGTTTGGTACCTATACGTCCCGAAAGAGTTTTCAGGATGCAGGAATAAACAAAATTATTTTTCTCGCTCCGAGTCTCAGTTATCAGTTAAGTCCGGATCTTAAGGTGAGGTTAGAGGCAGAATTCTTGCGCAGGAATACGACAAATAGTCCTTTGTTCACGCCAGCGAATCCACTCGTCGGTGGAACTTTGAGCAATGTTGAGCATTCTAGCAGCCTGAATTTGGACTACTTTAGATCTTACACCGACAACACTTTGCTATGGCAAACATCTTCGTTGAATTTTTATGCAAAGATAAGTTACACCATTTCTCCGGATTGGCAGTCTGAAACAAACTTGGCCAGTACAAATAGTACATCGAGCGGCGATTATCAAACAAACTTATTGATCAAAAATAATACTGCCGTAACAAGGAGGGTATTGCACTATGATGAGGAGGGTATGCGTAATTATCAGGTGCAACAAAACTTTATCGGTCATTTTAATATAGTGGGGCTGGACAATAAATTGCTGGTCGGTCTTGATTACCACCGCTATAGCTATGCTGCGAATTATAAAAATGCCGGTTATGTCGATACGATATCCATCGCCAATCCTTCGGCTACAGCAAATTTATTGAATGCAGACCTGATCCGTCATCTTGTACTTTCTAAACAGCCCAGCAATTCCGTTGCTCCGCAAAACAGTTATTCGGCTTACATTTCAGATATTATCCATCCAACAGATGCGTTGACATTGATGCTCAGTGCGCGATATGATAGACTGATCAATTTGGGGACGAAAGATTTGCTAACAGGCACGACTACTGCGGATTATAAGCAATCAACTATTACCCCAAAGATAGGGTTCACTTATCAGCTTCTTCCAAAAGTGGCGACATTGTTTGGAAATTATATGAGCGGCTTTCAAAATCTTGCGCCAACGAGCATAAATGGTGTCTTGTATAATTTAAAACCGCAATACGGTAGTCAGCTCGAATCTGGGGTCAAAATAGCGGTTCCTGATCATGCACTCGATTTGACATTGAGTTATTATGCCATCAGCGTACGGAACACCGTAATGACAGATCCTAACGATGCCACGAAGTATACACAGGGGGGGAGGCAATATAGCCGCGGTCTGGAGCTGGATATACAGTCAGAACCCTTACCCAATCTCTTTATACATGTAGGGGGAGCTCACAACATAAGCAAAATAACGGTTGCTGACGCTACAGTGCAGGGTTTGAGACCGGTGAATGCTGGGCCCCAAATGGTCTTCCACATGGTATGTGAGTTATGA
- the ggpS gene encoding glucosylglycerol-phosphate synthase, with translation MILATDLDGTFLGGKMEDRLRLYRLIKASANMQLVFVTGRGLESVLPLLSDPLIPVPDFIIADVGATVVNGHSLEAIEPLQSEIEEKWPQTYAIRSALDEIPQLRYQHVPQQRRSSFFYEPEVDLNLVKQVADRYECDMITSADQYLDLLPKGVNKGTTLKKLIEFLDIEADDVMVAGDTLNDLALFEIGFRGVAVGKSEGSLLEAVGQMDTAYTAEAAGAGGILEYMSKYRPFQQLIRTEQKIVPQKGRAKKSDQLVMVYHRLPFEKESINGKTVRVSPKSPNGIIPSLLGLFEKGRSGLWIGEEVLQPDGQPVPNQLVDESRYPNLVASTISLSKEDIDKFYRVFSKEAFWPTIFSFVDRAKFNHEDWDHYLMINKYFAERIAKEADDGALVWIHEYNLWMVPSFLKAMRPDLKIGFFHHTAFPAADIFNIIPWRKEIIGSLLLCDFISFHIPRYVENFVDVIRSHTPFKVIKKVNVANQFLTYSCALGVDQMTKVIEVDGRQIRLGAQPVGVNKDHIEQILMDDQVRLEINALKRNKDESGVKRIISIERLDYVKGPLEKIQAFGEFLAEYPEFRGKIELVNVCTPPSQGMTIYDEIRDQVNQAVGEINGKYATMNWTPIQYFYRALPFEEVIKHYALSDIAWITPLRDGLNLVAKEYIATHGLLDTSGALVLSEFAGASVELPYAILTNPYDRKSMKDALLKALVMEPGEAQVRARRLYEHIEHYDIHYWGKDFVKELEKSVKY, from the coding sequence ATGATATTAGCAACAGATTTAGATGGAACTTTTTTGGGGGGTAAAATGGAAGACCGCCTCAGATTATATCGATTGATAAAGGCTAGTGCGAATATGCAACTGGTTTTTGTGACAGGGAGAGGCTTGGAGTCTGTATTGCCTTTGCTGAGCGATCCACTTATTCCGGTGCCAGATTTTATAATAGCTGATGTGGGAGCTACAGTGGTGAATGGCCACAGCCTGGAAGCAATTGAGCCTTTACAGAGCGAAATTGAGGAAAAATGGCCGCAGACTTATGCGATCCGTTCAGCGCTGGATGAGATTCCGCAATTGCGTTACCAACATGTACCACAACAGCGGCGCAGCTCTTTTTTTTATGAACCTGAGGTTGACCTCAATCTAGTAAAGCAGGTGGCCGACAGGTATGAGTGTGATATGATTACTTCGGCTGATCAGTATCTGGACTTGCTTCCGAAGGGTGTGAACAAAGGTACAACGCTTAAAAAGCTGATTGAATTTTTGGATATCGAGGCGGACGATGTAATGGTAGCTGGAGATACCCTTAATGATCTCGCCTTGTTTGAGATCGGTTTTCGCGGTGTTGCCGTAGGAAAGTCGGAGGGCAGTTTGCTTGAAGCTGTTGGTCAAATGGACACAGCTTACACTGCCGAGGCCGCCGGAGCGGGTGGGATATTAGAGTATATGAGCAAGTATCGCCCTTTCCAGCAACTCATCCGTACTGAACAGAAAATAGTACCTCAAAAAGGCAGAGCTAAAAAATCGGATCAGCTCGTGATGGTGTATCATCGACTGCCTTTTGAAAAGGAATCGATCAATGGCAAGACCGTACGGGTGTCTCCGAAAAGTCCAAACGGAATTATTCCTTCATTATTGGGCTTATTTGAAAAGGGGCGTTCTGGTCTTTGGATCGGCGAGGAAGTTTTGCAGCCGGATGGTCAGCCGGTTCCTAATCAGCTGGTAGATGAAAGCAGGTATCCCAACCTGGTAGCATCCACCATATCGTTGTCAAAAGAAGACATTGATAAATTCTACCGCGTGTTCTCAAAAGAGGCCTTTTGGCCAACTATCTTTTCTTTTGTGGACCGTGCAAAGTTTAATCACGAAGATTGGGACCACTATTTGATGATTAACAAGTACTTTGCCGAACGTATAGCAAAAGAAGCCGACGATGGAGCCCTCGTATGGATTCATGAATATAACCTATGGATGGTACCGTCGTTTTTAAAGGCCATGCGACCCGATCTAAAAATTGGTTTCTTTCATCATACCGCTTTTCCGGCGGCTGACATTTTTAATATTATTCCGTGGCGCAAAGAAATTATCGGAAGTCTGCTGCTTTGCGATTTTATTAGTTTTCATATTCCGCGTTACGTAGAGAATTTTGTGGATGTAATCCGTAGCCATACACCTTTTAAGGTGATCAAAAAGGTCAATGTTGCCAATCAGTTTCTGACTTATAGCTGCGCTCTCGGAGTAGATCAAATGACGAAGGTCATTGAAGTAGACGGTAGACAGATCAGGTTGGGAGCTCAACCGGTCGGCGTAAACAAGGATCATATCGAACAGATTTTGATGGATGATCAGGTGAGGCTGGAGATCAATGCGCTCAAAAGAAACAAAGACGAATCAGGAGTAAAGCGTATTATATCTATCGAGCGTTTAGATTATGTAAAAGGCCCGTTGGAGAAAATTCAGGCTTTTGGAGAGTTCTTAGCAGAATACCCAGAATTTAGGGGTAAGATTGAACTGGTGAACGTGTGTACACCGCCATCACAGGGGATGACAATCTACGATGAAATCCGCGATCAGGTGAATCAGGCAGTGGGTGAGATCAATGGAAAATATGCAACGATGAATTGGACTCCGATACAGTATTTTTACAGAGCGCTTCCTTTTGAGGAGGTTATCAAACATTATGCGTTAAGCGATATTGCCTGGATCACACCTTTGCGCGATGGCCTCAACCTTGTCGCAAAGGAATACATTGCCACTCATGGATTACTGGACACTTCGGGAGCACTTGTACTTTCGGAATTCGCGGGAGCATCGGTAGAACTGCCCTATGCCATTTTGACAAATCCCTATGATCGTAAGAGTATGAAAGATGCCTTATTGAAAGCTTTGGTGATGGAACCGGGCGAGGCTCAAGTGAGGGCTCGTCGGCTTTATGAGCATATCGAGCATTATGATATCCATTATTGGGGAAAAGATTTTGTGAAAGAACTCGAAAAATCTGTTAAATATTAA